One segment of Candidatus Rokuibacteriota bacterium DNA contains the following:
- a CDS encoding FAD-dependent oxidoreductase, with the protein MAARHLIIGGGTAGLNAIRTIREEDGGASEITLVSAERPYSRMVLPYYLGATIAESHVYTATPASLAAWKVKATLGRRAKALDTAARKLTLDDGSAVEYDDCLIATGSRAVRPPIPGAEGPGVHSFWTLEEARAVIAGVQPGTKVVMVGAGFISFTILNAILARGASLTIVEVAPRILPRMVDPACARIVAGWLERHGVTLRVGATMTKIEEWKGKRKLSFKKGEPVFADVVIMATGIRTNLEWLEGSGIEVSAEPGGGILVDDHLRSSVKSVYAAGDVARGPNLLTGTLEVHAIEPTAQEHGRVVGANMAGRDLAYRGSLIMNIVEVCHLDVASFGQWDDPKADVFTVTHADRSQYRKLLFRGGKLNGAMICGPAEEIWGTNDVGMLKGLVYSGADLSRWKAHLKKNPFDVKPAYLATHTAGKLLPQTVLGRASQSPQLPHSVMVQ; encoded by the coding sequence ATGGCCGCCCGCCATCTGATCATCGGCGGCGGCACAGCGGGCCTCAACGCGATCCGGACCATCCGGGAAGAGGACGGCGGCGCTTCCGAGATCACCCTCGTGTCCGCCGAACGCCCCTATTCCCGCATGGTCCTGCCGTACTACCTCGGCGCCACCATCGCCGAGTCCCATGTCTACACCGCCACGCCCGCCTCGCTCGCCGCGTGGAAGGTCAAGGCCACGCTCGGCCGCCGCGCCAAGGCGCTGGATACCGCGGCCCGGAAGCTGACGCTCGACGACGGGTCGGCGGTCGAGTACGACGACTGCCTGATCGCGACCGGCTCGCGCGCGGTGCGGCCGCCCATCCCGGGCGCCGAGGGGCCCGGTGTCCACTCCTTCTGGACGCTCGAAGAGGCGCGGGCCGTCATCGCCGGCGTCCAGCCCGGCACGAAGGTCGTCATGGTCGGCGCAGGCTTCATCTCGTTCACGATCCTGAACGCCATCCTGGCGCGCGGCGCCTCGCTCACCATCGTCGAGGTCGCGCCGCGGATCCTGCCGCGCATGGTGGACCCGGCCTGTGCCCGGATCGTCGCCGGCTGGCTCGAGCGCCACGGCGTGACGCTGCGAGTCGGCGCCACGATGACGAAGATCGAGGAATGGAAGGGCAAGCGGAAGCTCTCCTTCAAGAAGGGCGAGCCGGTCTTCGCCGACGTCGTCATCATGGCGACCGGCATCAGGACCAACCTCGAGTGGCTCGAGGGCTCCGGCATCGAGGTCTCGGCCGAGCCCGGCGGCGGCATCCTCGTGGACGACCATCTGCGCTCGAGCGTCAAGAGCGTCTACGCGGCTGGGGACGTCGCGCGCGGACCGAACCTGCTCACGGGCACCCTCGAGGTCCACGCGATCGAGCCGACCGCCCAGGAGCATGGACGAGTGGTCGGCGCCAACATGGCCGGCCGCGATCTCGCGTACCGCGGCAGCCTCATCATGAACATCGTCGAGGTGTGCCATCTCGACGTCGCCTCCTTCGGCCAGTGGGACGATCCGAAGGCCGACGTCTTCACGGTGACGCACGCCGACCGCTCGCAGTACCGCAAGCTCCTCTTCCGCGGCGGCAAGCTCAACGGCGCCATGATCTGCGGCCCTGCGGAGGAGATCTGGGGCACGAACGACGTCGGGATGCTCAAGGGCCTCGTCTACTCGGGCGCGGACCTCTCCCGCTGGAAGGCGCACCTGAAGAAAAACCCCTTCGACGTCAAGCCCGCCTACCTCGCGACCCACACGGCCGGGAAGCTTCTGCCGCAGACGGTCCTCGGGCGGGCCTCCCAATCACCCCAGCTTCCCCACTCGGTGATGGTCCAATGA
- the mmsB gene encoding 3-hydroxyisobutyrate dehydrogenase, with protein sequence MTRIGFIGVGTMGLPMATTLVKKGFAVTAYDLNPEAVKAAASAGMTAAASAAEAVAGADLVITMLPSSPHVEAAYGGDGGVINAVRKGTLCVDMSTIDPAASRRVAAAAAERGIRFIDAPVSGGTPRATDGTLAIMVGGSAEDFKAALPVLQAMGANVIHVGPVGSGEVAKLCNNLIAGVAAVAVSEAFRIAEGFGVDLKVVTEVIAKSSGNTWLMEQMHPVPGIVARAASTNGYAPGFMTDLMCKDVGLAVDAARNLRIPLFVAPAAQQVYRLASSHGLGRKDFTSVFTFLKPSSDQAPV encoded by the coding sequence ATGACCCGGATCGGCTTCATCGGCGTCGGCACCATGGGCCTGCCCATGGCCACGACTCTCGTCAAGAAGGGCTTCGCGGTCACGGCCTACGACCTCAATCCCGAGGCCGTCAAGGCGGCGGCCTCCGCGGGCATGACGGCCGCCGCCTCGGCGGCGGAGGCCGTCGCCGGCGCCGACCTCGTGATCACGATGCTGCCCTCCTCGCCCCACGTCGAAGCCGCCTACGGTGGTGACGGCGGCGTGATCAACGCCGTGCGCAAGGGCACGCTCTGCGTGGACATGTCCACGATCGACCCGGCCGCTTCGCGCCGCGTCGCCGCAGCGGCGGCCGAGCGCGGGATCCGCTTCATCGACGCGCCGGTCTCCGGCGGCACGCCGCGCGCGACCGACGGCACGCTGGCCATCATGGTGGGCGGCTCGGCAGAGGACTTCAAGGCGGCGCTGCCGGTGCTCCAGGCCATGGGCGCCAACGTGATCCACGTCGGCCCCGTCGGCAGCGGCGAGGTCGCCAAGCTCTGCAACAACCTCATCGCCGGCGTGGCCGCCGTGGCGGTGAGCGAGGCCTTTCGCATCGCCGAGGGTTTCGGCGTCGATCTCAAGGTCGTCACCGAGGTCATCGCCAAGTCATCGGGCAACACGTGGCTGATGGAGCAGATGCATCCGGTGCCGGGCATCGTGGCGCGCGCCGCTTCGACCAACGGCTACGCGCCCGGCTTCATGACCGACCTCATGTGCAAGGACGTCGGGCTCGCGGTGGACGCGGCGCGCAACCTGCGCATCCCGCTTTTCGTGGCTCCCGCGGCCCAGCAGGTCTACCGCCTGGCATCCTCTCACGGCCTCGGCCGCAAGGATTTCACCAGCGTCTTCACCTTCCTCAAGCCGTCGTCCGACCAGGCGCCGGTGTAG
- a CDS encoding gluconokinase — MWILALDVGTSSIRAIGYDAQGQPLPGADARVSCEPTATPDGGSELDPEELVAATALAIDRCVASAPGPPEAVGASVFWHSLLALDADGRPLTGVITWADTRSAGAAKALRARLDEAAVHARTGAPLHSTFFPAKLTWLREARPDVFARAATWCGFAEYLLLRLTGRLRASVSMASGTGLLNQQFDAWQRPGAWQRPGAWDTGMLDACGIGPGRLPPIDDAPLIGLTPEWRARWPTLGGAPWLPAAGDGACSNLGTDCSGPDRIALNVGTSAALRLVTPAPRAVPWGLWHYRVDARRHLIGGATSEGGNVLAWARRTLALPGDDAGLDAALAAVAPDSHGLTALPFLAGERSPGWRGDARAAVTGISLATTAPQILRALVEAVAYRLAAVYDRLAPVASPGHAVIASGGALGHSRVFTQVLADALGVPLEVREGTEASSRGAALLALGALGRPAPRPEPSGTQVRPDPRRRDVYAAARARQGRLYDSVVGPRVS, encoded by the coding sequence ATGTGGATCCTCGCGCTGGATGTCGGCACGAGCTCGATCCGGGCCATCGGCTACGATGCCCAGGGACAGCCCCTGCCCGGCGCCGACGCGCGAGTCAGCTGCGAGCCCACCGCCACTCCCGACGGGGGCTCCGAACTGGATCCCGAGGAGCTCGTGGCCGCGACGGCCTTGGCCATCGACCGCTGCGTTGCCTCCGCGCCCGGCCCACCGGAGGCCGTGGGCGCCTCGGTCTTCTGGCACAGCCTGTTGGCGCTCGACGCCGACGGCCGCCCGCTCACCGGCGTCATAACTTGGGCGGACACGCGGAGCGCTGGGGCGGCCAAGGCGCTCCGGGCCCGCCTGGACGAAGCGGCAGTGCACGCCCGCACGGGCGCCCCGCTGCACTCGACCTTCTTCCCGGCCAAGCTCACCTGGCTCCGCGAGGCCAGGCCCGACGTCTTCGCGCGCGCGGCGACGTGGTGCGGCTTCGCCGAATACCTGCTGCTGCGCCTCACCGGCCGCCTGCGCGCGAGCGTGAGCATGGCCTCGGGCACCGGCCTCCTCAATCAGCAGTTCGACGCATGGCAGCGGCCCGGCGCATGGCAGCGGCCCGGCGCATGGGACACCGGCATGCTCGACGCCTGCGGCATAGGACCCGGGCGCCTCCCGCCCATCGACGATGCGCCGCTGATCGGACTGACGCCAGAGTGGCGCGCTCGCTGGCCCACACTTGGTGGTGCACCATGGCTGCCCGCCGCGGGCGACGGCGCGTGCTCCAACCTGGGCACGGACTGCTCGGGCCCCGACCGCATCGCGCTGAATGTCGGCACGTCCGCCGCGCTCCGCCTCGTCACGCCCGCGCCACGCGCCGTGCCGTGGGGACTCTGGCACTACCGGGTGGACGCCCGCCGCCATCTGATAGGCGGCGCGACATCGGAAGGCGGCAACGTGCTCGCCTGGGCACGACGCACACTCGCCCTGCCCGGCGACGACGCGGGGCTCGACGCCGCGCTCGCGGCCGTGGCTCCGGACTCCCACGGCCTCACCGCGTTACCCTTTCTGGCCGGCGAGCGGAGCCCTGGCTGGCGCGGCGACGCGCGGGCGGCGGTGACCGGCATCTCGCTCGCCACAACCGCGCCGCAGATCCTCCGCGCCCTGGTCGAAGCCGTCGCGTATCGCCTCGCGGCTGTCTACGACCGGCTCGCGCCGGTGGCGTCGCCGGGCCACGCGGTCATCGCCTCGGGCGGCGCGCTCGGTCACTCCCGCGTCTTCACACAGGTCCTGGCCGACGCGCTGGGGGTGCCCCTCGAGGTACGCGAGGGCACAGAGGCTTCGAGCCGCGGCGCGGCGCTCCTGGCCCTGGGTGCGCTCGGCCGCCCGGCTCCCCGGCCCGAGCCATCGGGGACTCAGGTGCGTCCCGACCCCCGCCGTCGCGACGTTTACGCCGCCGCGCGAGCTCGCCAGGGCCGCCTGTACGACAGCGTTGTGGGGCCCCGCGTATCTTGA
- a CDS encoding 4Fe-4S dicluster domain-containing protein, with amino-acid sequence MRVLALHPDRCTGCLRCELACSYMQTGTYQPSKSVIRVSPFEGYTSYAPYTCTQCAEGWCMTACPVGAIRINAAGAKDVVDDKCVGCKLCTIACPYGTMFYDPDTTKAYKCNLCDGHPACAEACPTEAITFVEGETADWIGDFAAERTTRVLAREAV; translated from the coding sequence ATGAGAGTCCTCGCGCTTCACCCCGACAGGTGCACCGGCTGCCTCCGGTGCGAGTTGGCCTGCTCCTACATGCAGACGGGCACCTATCAGCCGTCCAAGTCCGTGATCCGCGTCTCGCCCTTCGAGGGCTACACGTCCTACGCCCCCTACACGTGCACGCAGTGCGCGGAGGGCTGGTGCATGACGGCCTGCCCGGTGGGGGCGATCCGGATCAACGCCGCGGGCGCCAAGGACGTCGTGGACGACAAGTGTGTCGGCTGCAAGCTGTGCACGATCGCGTGTCCCTACGGGACGATGTTCTACGACCCGGACACCACCAAGGCCTACAAGTGCAACCTCTGCGATGGGCACCCGGCCTGCGCCGAGGCGTGCCCGACGGAGGCGATCACCTTTGTCGAGGGTGAGACGGCGGACTGGATCGGCGACTTCGCCGCCGAGCGGACCACGCGCGTCCTGGCCCGCGAGGCCGTGTGA
- a CDS encoding adenylate/guanylate cyclase domain-containing protein, with protein MLTLALGLGAWTTVDAWRLVGQPYPGFSVMDNLLVGLGVERGGLEPFDFVRAMDGRLLASGRQIQDEVRRHPAGTSFHYLVNRRGSLVEADITSTVEPVRDFVRFLLEGLLPGLLFLGLGAAVLVLKPGAPDARVFLLFCLIWFVTAALYHDAVSTYRFDVIFVTAWAFSPALYLHLAQSFPERRPWSLRHPRLILLAYGVSALLAVLLQTRHTGVPPSEFVLIPTAAAVYWVSSLVLLIAALATTALRGSTPLGRQHAWVLLAGFAVGQLAPVMGTTLEAVTGMAVPYLNLLWKLNVLFPVAVAYAMVRYDLFDVRAVVRLGTIYGLVTGVVIAAYAGAITLLDVVFTRLGMGASPLATAVVLALAVVLFLNPVYVRAQRVVDRVFFRQRLDVQRSIERLAGTMTTVLDLDRIAGLISRTVDEAFHPSRLTLALLDEGQGRYRVVVGSAGPMGAGGLIAAESSLALHLGKEREPLTRVQHEADPDMASCRDTCLAQMRALGAELVMPVLFGDRVTGLLALGEKRSGASYTTDDLRLLRVVVNQSAVALENARAYTALEAANRRLADTLRRVEILESIRTSLSKFVPRRVQELIEQAPEAPELAKREMDVSVLFVDIAGYTRLSERHDPDRLNFVVERYFGAFLDEVLRNGGDVNETAGDGLMVIFQDEDPERHARNAAHAALGILRRTDEINGEAGAVDEPIRLHVGVNSGAAAVGATKIEGTAGTRWTYTASGAVTNVAARLAALGAGDSVFIGPETARRLSGWLDLEDLGERLLKNVEEPVRVFRLSAGLPTLAVSAGVV; from the coding sequence GTGCTGACGCTGGCCCTCGGGCTCGGGGCGTGGACGACGGTCGATGCCTGGCGGCTCGTCGGCCAGCCCTATCCGGGCTTCTCGGTGATGGACAACCTCCTGGTGGGGCTCGGGGTCGAGCGCGGCGGGCTCGAGCCTTTCGACTTCGTGCGTGCCATGGACGGCCGCCTCCTCGCCTCCGGCAGACAGATCCAGGACGAGGTCCGCCGCCACCCGGCGGGCACGAGCTTCCACTACCTCGTCAACCGTCGCGGCAGCCTGGTCGAGGCGGACATCACGAGCACGGTCGAGCCCGTCCGCGACTTCGTGCGGTTCCTGCTCGAGGGGCTGCTGCCGGGGCTGCTCTTCCTGGGGTTGGGCGCCGCCGTCCTCGTCCTCAAGCCCGGCGCCCCGGACGCGCGGGTCTTCCTGCTCTTCTGTCTCATCTGGTTCGTGACGGCCGCGCTCTACCACGACGCCGTCAGCACCTACCGCTTCGACGTCATCTTCGTCACGGCCTGGGCTTTCTCGCCCGCGCTCTACCTGCACCTGGCCCAGAGCTTTCCCGAGCGGCGCCCGTGGTCACTGCGCCACCCCCGCCTCATCTTGCTTGCCTACGGCGTCTCGGCGCTCCTGGCCGTTCTTCTCCAGACGCGCCATACCGGCGTCCCGCCGAGCGAGTTCGTGCTGATCCCGACCGCGGCCGCCGTGTACTGGGTCTCGTCCCTCGTCCTCCTGATCGCGGCGCTCGCGACGACGGCGCTGCGCGGCTCGACCCCTCTTGGCCGCCAGCACGCCTGGGTGCTGCTCGCGGGGTTCGCCGTGGGCCAGCTCGCTCCCGTGATGGGCACGACCCTCGAGGCCGTGACGGGCATGGCGGTGCCGTACCTCAACCTGCTCTGGAAGCTCAACGTCCTCTTCCCGGTCGCCGTGGCATACGCCATGGTGCGCTACGACCTCTTCGACGTGCGCGCCGTCGTCCGCCTCGGCACCATCTACGGGCTGGTGACCGGTGTCGTGATCGCGGCCTACGCGGGAGCCATCACGCTGCTCGACGTGGTCTTCACCCGGCTCGGGATGGGCGCGAGCCCGCTCGCCACGGCCGTGGTGCTGGCGCTCGCCGTCGTGCTGTTCCTCAACCCCGTCTACGTCCGCGCCCAGCGTGTGGTGGACCGGGTCTTCTTCCGCCAGCGCCTCGACGTCCAGCGCTCCATCGAGCGGCTCGCCGGCACCATGACGACCGTGCTCGACCTCGACCGCATCGCGGGCCTCATCAGCCGGACGGTGGACGAGGCCTTCCATCCGTCGCGGCTGACGCTCGCGCTGCTCGACGAGGGGCAGGGGCGCTACCGCGTCGTCGTCGGCAGCGCCGGGCCGATGGGCGCGGGCGGTCTCATCGCCGCCGAGTCGTCGCTGGCCCTGCACCTGGGCAAGGAGCGCGAGCCGCTCACTCGCGTCCAGCACGAAGCCGACCCGGACATGGCCTCTTGCCGGGACACCTGCCTCGCTCAGATGCGTGCCCTCGGCGCCGAGCTGGTGATGCCCGTGCTCTTCGGCGATCGCGTCACGGGCCTCCTCGCCCTCGGCGAGAAGCGCTCGGGCGCCTCCTACACGACGGACGACCTTCGCCTGCTGCGCGTCGTCGTCAACCAGAGCGCCGTCGCGCTCGAGAACGCCCGGGCCTACACGGCGCTCGAGGCCGCCAACCGGCGGCTCGCCGACACGCTCCGCCGCGTCGAGATCCTCGAGTCCATCCGGACGAGCCTGTCCAAGTTCGTGCCGCGCCGGGTCCAGGAGCTCATCGAGCAGGCGCCGGAGGCGCCGGAGCTCGCCAAGCGCGAGATGGACGTGTCCGTCCTCTTCGTGGACATCGCCGGCTACACGCGGCTGTCGGAGCGCCACGACCCTGATCGCCTCAACTTCGTCGTCGAGCGCTACTTCGGCGCCTTCCTCGACGAGGTCCTGCGCAACGGCGGCGACGTGAACGAGACCGCGGGTGACGGGCTCATGGTGATCTTCCAGGACGAAGACCCGGAGCGTCACGCGCGGAACGCCGCCCATGCGGCGCTCGGCATCCTGCGCCGGACGGACGAGATCAACGGCGAGGCGGGCGCCGTCGACGAGCCCATCCGCCTCCACGTGGGCGTGAACTCCGGGGCGGCCGCGGTGGGCGCCACCAAGATCGAGGGCACCGCCGGCACCCGCTGGACCTACACGGCCTCGGGCGCCGTGACCAACGTCGCCGCGCGACTCGCCGCGCTCGGGGCTGGCGACTCCGTCTTCATCGGGCCTGAGACCGCCCGGCGGCTCTCCGGCTGGCTCGACCTAGAGGACTTGGGCGAGCGGCTGCTCAAGAACGTGGAAGAGCCGGTGCGTGTCTTCCGTCTTTCGGCGGGGCTGCCGACTTTGGCGGTCTCAGCTGGGGTGGTCTGA
- a CDS encoding EamA family transporter — MWTAVRCLLLPYTTGAMLLGLVLVCLAAVSWGTTGSVMALLAREGTPSPLLVGWARMAAAAPCLLVALALVRPAAAARGEWRPRDRAKAALLGAAMAAYQVCYFWAVARTGVALTALLAICLAPLMIAAGAALTLKERPSPATLAALLLAVAGTAMILAGPRADGVAPPGSTAGTFAAGAFAALGAGLSYAVYAVTAKGLLRRAAPLPLAALTFTLAALLLTPVLALERGAAAQLVAGWPLLLYLGVVPTAAAYVVFGEGLRRVTVTTAGIATLLEPLTAAALGVLLFGERLGTVGWAGAALLLGALGLLAWAGSDSPSSDHPS; from the coding sequence GTGTGGACCGCAGTTCGATGCCTGCTGCTCCCGTATACTACCGGCGCAATGCTGCTGGGTCTCGTCCTTGTCTGCCTGGCCGCGGTGTCCTGGGGCACCACGGGCTCCGTGATGGCCCTGCTGGCGAGGGAGGGGACGCCAAGCCCCCTCCTGGTCGGCTGGGCGCGCATGGCCGCAGCCGCGCCCTGCCTCCTCGTCGCGCTCGCGCTCGTGCGGCCCGCGGCCGCCGCGCGCGGCGAATGGCGGCCGCGCGATCGGGCGAAGGCCGCGCTCCTCGGCGCCGCCATGGCCGCGTATCAAGTCTGCTACTTCTGGGCCGTGGCGCGCACCGGCGTGGCGCTGACGGCGCTGCTCGCCATCTGCCTAGCACCACTCATGATCGCGGCCGGCGCGGCGCTCACCCTCAAGGAGCGCCCGAGCCCTGCCACGCTCGCGGCGCTGCTGTTGGCCGTCGCGGGCACCGCCATGATCCTGGCGGGCCCGCGTGCGGACGGCGTCGCGCCTCCCGGGTCCACCGCGGGCACCTTCGCTGCGGGCGCGTTCGCCGCGCTCGGCGCCGGGTTATCTTACGCTGTGTACGCGGTCACCGCCAAGGGCCTTCTCCGGCGCGCCGCGCCGCTGCCGCTCGCCGCGCTGACATTCACGCTGGCCGCTCTCCTGCTGACTCCCGTGCTCGCGCTGGAGCGCGGCGCGGCGGCGCAGCTTGTCGCGGGCTGGCCTCTGCTCCTGTACCTCGGCGTCGTCCCGACGGCCGCAGCCTACGTGGTCTTCGGCGAGGGACTCCGCCGCGTGACGGTCACGACCGCGGGCATCGCAACCCTGCTGGAGCCGCTGACCGCGGCGGCGCTCGGCGTCCTGCTCTTCGGCGAGCGCCTGGGCACCGTCGGTTGGGCCGGCGCCGCGCTGCTGCTCGGGGCCCTCGGGCTCCTGGCGTGGGCGGGCTCAGACAGCCCCAGCTCAGACCACCCCAGCTGA
- a CDS encoding DUF748 domain-containing protein has protein sequence MSRRRTIWLVVAAVLLVLGGAFLWALPELIRRQAVTQIPKITGRAASIGDIDLNLFTGRLVVKNFRLAERDPQKAFVEFERLEARWSWPSLLAAHIRLKDVTLVSPAVQLARTGPREFNFSDLLGLIPPADPKAKPSRWTFTMERLGLVLGNIVIRDEAVSPPATWRIQGLTIEAGDLTTRAGQPAGRLAIQSKVGDSPFELSSNEIRLAPGAVSLGLGIKNFDLIQVLPYVSPTAPAGPYGGRLGFNIKIGIERGAEGVTRAVVSGDMSLDDLQLIRPGGKAPFMTVPHLGLRLKEADLISRVIVVSDVEIVGLKGQALRDKSGVIDLLQAAATPPAAVAPPPTAARPAPPAPPAPQAPDDRTGPAFKFLLEKLALSKATLTFVDEMVSPPTTLALSDLTLSLESVAWPVVGPAKLSVGAGLPGSGRVEIKGSLIPQPLDMTWTMTVRDAPIEPYQSYMPVPARFSGRYNGDSKNRVALRGGKMILTSTGTSWADKFEARFPGAERPSLTIERMELVSIDLDWPNRAKVAKVGFRRLQAEIERGKDGSLDIVKLFGGPAAPAGGTAPAQTAPAPSASDPAPTLGPAPAPKPKGLLDTMDLQFGEIRLEEGGVRFLDRSTEPVFSEDLSNMDLQVTGLGNKPDQRAKLVFTSLIGADGKLDIRGDLGAIGAPLYLDLVGEIRDLKLPIVNPYSDQTMAWLIQQGNLKYKFNLKIENDQITAMNEVLVEKLRVAKSSRPDDNVKARLGLPLGLIVALIKDGNGNIVVKVPVSGSLKDPKFDLSETIWSAVKKVLVNVLASPFRLIGRMFSSEEKLEEPKVNPVTFPAGSAVLAPSMEQHLLRVADFMRQTPYIALTLHPVVVPGDLDAIKAEAVAAKVQQFAKERGIAEQVMAIRGYFAVRLPSEKLPTTPDAQLALLRDREPVPEAKVKELEDKRLAVTKERLVKKEGIQEKRLPGGAAKRSATGEGGVEFAIGEGEEE, from the coding sequence ATGAGCCGGCGCCGCACGATCTGGCTGGTCGTCGCCGCGGTTCTGCTGGTGCTGGGCGGCGCCTTCCTCTGGGCCCTTCCCGAGCTGATCCGCCGCCAGGCTGTGACGCAGATCCCCAAGATTACCGGCCGCGCCGCGAGCATCGGGGACATCGACCTCAACCTCTTCACCGGCCGGCTCGTCGTCAAGAACTTCCGGCTGGCCGAGCGGGACCCGCAGAAGGCCTTCGTCGAGTTCGAGCGTCTCGAGGCGCGATGGTCCTGGCCGTCGCTCCTAGCGGCGCACATCCGCCTCAAAGACGTCACACTGGTCTCGCCCGCGGTGCAGCTCGCCCGCACGGGTCCGCGCGAGTTCAACTTCTCCGACCTTCTCGGCCTGATCCCGCCTGCCGATCCCAAGGCCAAGCCGTCGCGGTGGACGTTCACCATGGAGCGGCTCGGCCTCGTCTTGGGGAATATCGTCATCCGCGACGAGGCCGTCTCGCCGCCCGCGACGTGGCGCATTCAGGGGCTGACCATCGAAGCGGGCGATCTGACCACGCGCGCTGGGCAGCCGGCGGGCCGCCTGGCGATCCAATCCAAGGTCGGCGACTCGCCATTCGAGCTGAGCTCGAACGAGATCCGGTTGGCTCCGGGCGCGGTGTCGCTGGGGCTCGGCATCAAGAATTTCGATCTGATCCAGGTCCTGCCCTATGTTTCGCCTACCGCTCCGGCCGGCCCTTACGGCGGCCGTCTCGGCTTCAATATCAAAATCGGCATCGAGCGCGGGGCTGAAGGTGTCACGCGAGCGGTGGTGTCGGGGGACATGAGCCTCGATGACCTGCAGCTGATCCGCCCCGGGGGCAAGGCGCCGTTCATGACGGTGCCGCACCTGGGCCTGCGCCTCAAGGAGGCCGATCTCATCTCTCGCGTTATCGTCGTCTCCGACGTGGAGATCGTGGGACTGAAGGGGCAGGCGCTGCGAGACAAGAGCGGCGTCATCGATCTGCTCCAGGCCGCCGCGACCCCGCCGGCTGCCGTCGCGCCACCGCCCACGGCGGCCCGGCCCGCGCCACCGGCTCCCCCGGCGCCGCAGGCTCCGGATGACAGGACCGGGCCGGCCTTCAAATTCCTGCTCGAGAAGCTGGCGCTCAGCAAGGCGACGCTCACCTTCGTCGACGAGATGGTGTCGCCGCCCACGACGTTGGCGCTCAGCGACCTCACGCTCTCGCTTGAGAGTGTGGCCTGGCCCGTGGTCGGCCCCGCCAAGCTCTCGGTGGGCGCCGGGCTGCCCGGCAGCGGGCGGGTGGAGATCAAGGGCTCGCTGATTCCGCAACCGTTGGACATGACCTGGACCATGACCGTGCGTGATGCGCCGATCGAGCCCTATCAGTCCTACATGCCGGTACCGGCCCGCTTTTCGGGCCGCTACAACGGCGACAGCAAGAACCGCGTCGCGCTCAGGGGCGGGAAGATGATCCTCACGTCGACCGGCACCAGCTGGGCGGATAAGTTCGAGGCGCGATTCCCGGGCGCCGAGCGCCCCTCGCTCACGATCGAGCGGATGGAGCTTGTCAGCATCGACCTCGACTGGCCGAATCGCGCGAAGGTCGCCAAGGTGGGCTTCCGGCGGCTGCAGGCCGAGATCGAGCGCGGCAAGGACGGCAGCCTCGACATCGTGAAGCTCTTCGGTGGCCCGGCGGCGCCGGCCGGGGGAACCGCTCCCGCTCAGACGGCGCCCGCGCCGTCCGCCTCTGACCCAGCACCGACGCTTGGCCCAGCGCCGGCTCCCAAGCCCAAGGGACTGCTCGACACGATGGATCTCCAATTCGGCGAGATTCGTCTCGAAGAGGGCGGCGTTCGCTTCCTCGACCGGTCGACAGAGCCTGTTTTCTCCGAGGACCTCTCGAACATGGATCTCCAGGTGACGGGGCTGGGGAACAAGCCCGACCAGCGCGCGAAGCTCGTTTTCACGAGTCTGATCGGCGCTGATGGGAAGCTGGACATCCGGGGCGATCTGGGTGCCATCGGGGCTCCGCTCTATCTGGACCTCGTCGGAGAGATCCGCGACCTCAAGCTCCCGATCGTCAACCCGTACTCCGACCAGACCATGGCATGGCTGATCCAGCAGGGGAACCTCAAGTACAAGTTCAACCTCAAGATCGAGAACGACCAGATCACCGCCATGAACGAGGTTCTTGTGGAGAAGCTGCGCGTGGCCAAGTCGAGCCGGCCCGACGACAACGTCAAGGCGCGGCTCGGGCTGCCGCTCGGCCTCATCGTTGCGCTCATCAAGGACGGCAACGGCAACATCGTGGTGAAGGTCCCGGTCTCCGGCTCACTCAAGGATCCCAAGTTCGATCTGTCCGAGACCATTTGGTCCGCCGTCAAGAAAGTCCTCGTCAACGTGCTGGCCTCGCCGTTTCGGTTGATCGGGCGGATGTTCTCGAGCGAGGAGAAGCTCGAGGAGCCGAAGGTCAACCCCGTCACCTTCCCGGCGGGCAGCGCCGTGCTCGCGCCGTCGATGGAGCAGCACCTCCTGCGAGTGGCCGATTTCATGCGCCAGACACCGTATATCGCGCTGACACTACACCCGGTGGTGGTGCCGGGCGATCTCGACGCGATCAAGGCCGAAGCGGTGGCGGCCAAGGTTCAGCAGTTCGCGAAGGAGCGGGGCATCGCCGAGCAGGTGATGGCCATCCGCGGCTACTTCGCCGTCAGGCTGCCGAGCGAGAAGCTGCCGACGACGCCGGATGCCCAGCTCGCGCTCCTGCGGGACCGCGAGCCCGTGCCGGAGGCCAAGGTCAAGGAGCTCGAGGACAAGCGGCTCGCCGTGACGAAGGAGCGCTTGGTCAAGAAGGAGGGCATCCAGGAGAAGCGCCTGCCGGGGGGCGCGGCCAAGAGGTCCGCCACCGGTGAGGGCGGCGTCGAGTTCGCCATCGGCGAGGGCGAGGAGGAGTAG